The Pseudodesulfovibrio sediminis genome includes the window TTCAATCTTTCAAGGCTGAAAGCCTTCTCATAAAAGAACTGCCCAAGGCTTCGCATATTCAAGAGACGTCGTCCGACACCAAATCTGCCTACGAAAGCACAGAAGAAGTCGAGTTGCTTCCGGAAAATCATTCACTGCTCCAAAAGTATGTGCAGCAAAAAGGTGGAACATTCTTCTCCACGCCAGAAGATCATTCCATGGTCTCACTGCTGGACGAACTCAAGGTCCCAGTATTTAAAATCGCATCCCTTGATATCGCGTATCTCGATCTTATCGAGGCTATCGCTGCAACAGGCAAACCGATTATCATGTCCACAGGGATGTCCTATCTCGGAGAAATTGAGCAGGCTTTGGGTGTTTTGGAAAAAATGAGCATAAAAGATGTTGTGGTGCTGCATTGCACATCCAATTATCCGCCTCGCGATGAAGATGTGAACCTGCGGGCTATGCAAACTATTGCCCGCGCCTTTGATGTGCCCGTGGGCTATTCGGATCACACTCCATCAGTTGGCATCAGTATTGCCGCCGCCGCCCTTGGGGCGTGTGTCATTGAGCGCCACTTCACTTTGGATAAGAATTTACCCGGCCCGGATCAGCGCCTTTCGCTGACCCCCGAGGAATTTGGCCTTATGGCCCGCGAAATTCGGAGCGTGGAAAAGGCGCTCGGTTCCACCATGAAGAAGCCGGTAGAATCCGAATTGGAAATGCGCCGACTGCACCGGCGTCGCCTTGTTGCTGCGAAGGATTTGAAAGCGGGACAGACACTTGCTCGAGAGGATGTTGCTTGCAAGTGCAGTGAGTTCGGTTTGGACCCTGTACACATTCCGGCCCTTGTCGGACGAAATGTGCTCCGAGATCTCCTCAAGGATGCTCCTCTGCTTCAAGAGGACTTCCAGTCATAGAGGGCTCCATGAAGAAATTGGCCATTCGGGTTGACGGTAACCGCCATATTGGACTGGGACACGTGTTTCGCTGTCTTCACTTGGCTGAGTACTTACAGGGATGTGGCTGGGAATCGACTTTTCTTGTTCTGCAAAGCAGTCTGGAATCTGGCATACATCGTTTTTTTGAAGATCAATCATTTGATTTTGTACCTGTTTCACGCCCGGATGATATATGGGAACAAGATCATGAAGTCTTGCGTCGTGCCTTGGGCCAGGGTGATTTCGATGCGGTGGTGCTGGATCTCATACAGCCGGACAAGGAAGATGACGACCTGAACAGCAACACAGAGTTTTGTCCCATGGACGTTCAGGCTTGTTTGGCCCTTATACGCAGTATGGGGATACGGAGCCTTGCCATCTCAGATAGGTTTGAACCGGTTGATCTTGTTGCCGATGTGGTTGTCAATACTTGTCCCGCTCAGCGTGCAGAATGGTATGAAGGGAGCGAATCCCGGTTTTGTGTGGGGCCACGCTATTATTTCCTGCCCACCAGTTTCCAGGGGTTACGTCATACCGCCAAGGTCTTTCGGGAAGATCGACCCCACATCGTTGTTTTTTGCGGAGGCAATGACCATCGAGGGTTTACTCCGGTCGTCCTTGATGCCCTGGCAACGCTTTCAGAGGCGATGACGGTGGAGGTCATTTTGGGGGCGGCAACGCAAAACGGAGAAGAGAAATGCCTTTGCTACGAGAAGCAGGGCATTGCCTGTCAATATGGGGTTGAAGATATGGCACCAGTCCTCTTCAACGCGGATTTCGTCATTTCGGCTTCCGGTAACACACTTTTCGATCTGGCTGCGCTGGGTATACCGGCCGCTGCTGTTTCAACACGTCCCAGACAGTTGGTGACAGCAGAATATTTTACCGATCAAGGGTGCTGTTTGAACCTGGGGATGGAGCACGATGAAATAGCCACTAATATCAGGCTATTGTTGCCTGATGTCATATCCTCTCGTGCACGACTTGAGGCCATGAGCTGTGCAGGGAAGAAAGCGGTTGACGGGAATGGCATGGAACGGGTTGCAAGTGTGTTGGATTCTTTTGTGTCCCTTTAGGAGTTTTTTCAATGGGATGTGAGCATGACAGACGCTGATTTATATAGGGCATTATCGCGAATCCGCATGACGGAGGCCGCCATTTTGGAGATGGCTTCTGCAGGAGTATTGCGGGGAACATGTCACGTTTGTATTGGCCAGGAGATCAATGGTGTGGCTGTGATGGGTGCCATGGATTCGAAACTGGATCATGTGGTCAGCAACCATCGTTGTCACGGTCATTATTTGGCTTTTGGCGGAGATGTGAAAAGTCTGTTG containing:
- a CDS encoding N-acetylneuraminate synthase family protein, which gives rise to MSFNKKFLIGDREVGVGCPAYLIAEIGRNHNADMNLAKQMVDGALGAGADAVKFQSFKAESLLIKELPKASHIQETSSDTKSAYESTEEVELLPENHSLLQKYVQQKGGTFFSTPEDHSMVSLLDELKVPVFKIASLDIAYLDLIEAIAATGKPIIMSTGMSYLGEIEQALGVLEKMSIKDVVVLHCTSNYPPRDEDVNLRAMQTIARAFDVPVGYSDHTPSVGISIAAAALGACVIERHFTLDKNLPGPDQRLSLTPEEFGLMAREIRSVEKALGSTMKKPVESELEMRRLHRRRLVAAKDLKAGQTLAREDVACKCSEFGLDPVHIPALVGRNVLRDLLKDAPLLQEDFQS
- a CDS encoding PseG/SpsG family protein, translated to MKKLAIRVDGNRHIGLGHVFRCLHLAEYLQGCGWESTFLVLQSSLESGIHRFFEDQSFDFVPVSRPDDIWEQDHEVLRRALGQGDFDAVVLDLIQPDKEDDDLNSNTEFCPMDVQACLALIRSMGIRSLAISDRFEPVDLVADVVVNTCPAQRAEWYEGSESRFCVGPRYYFLPTSFQGLRHTAKVFREDRPHIVVFCGGNDHRGFTPVVLDALATLSEAMTVEVILGAATQNGEEKCLCYEKQGIACQYGVEDMAPVLFNADFVISASGNTLFDLAALGIPAAAVSTRPRQLVTAEYFTDQGCCLNLGMEHDEIATNIRLLLPDVISSRARLEAMSCAGKKAVDGNGMERVASVLDSFVSL